Proteins from a genomic interval of Lolium perenne isolate Kyuss_39 chromosome 1, Kyuss_2.0, whole genome shotgun sequence:
- the LOC127326376 gene encoding late embryogenesis abundant protein At1g64065 has protein sequence MAAAASSSRAAAEDKNEPARPLTIWSPSIYPAGSDVDETAQTAKGWRSVQYLRKRRRCLLCCGGCCVLTVVIVGLIILVLALTAFKVKDPRITMNSVSLTALSTGAGSGLFNPVATNATLTADVSIKNPNIASVRFSPSATEVSYLGRTISVVYVPAGRVGAHRTTRMNVTLDILGDRMARMFNITGLVLGEVYNLTTYTEMNGTVKALGIYKKDLEMRMNCSISVAVGGIFNASGTPTGAQGVSCVARVKL, from the coding sequence ATGGCAGCTGCCGCGTCAAGCAGCAGAGCGGCGGCTGAGGACAAGAACGAGCCGGCGAGGCCACTGACCATCTGGTCCCCGTCCATCtacccggcgggcagcgacgtggATGAGACGGCGCAGACGGCCAAGGGGTGGCGCTCCGTGCAGTACCTCCGGAAGCGCCGGCGGTGCCTCCTCTGCTGCGGCGGCTGCTGCGTCCTCACCGTCGTCATCGTCGGCCTCATCATCCTCGTCCTCGCGCTCACCGCGTTCAAGGTGAAGGACCCGCGCATCACCATGAACAGCGTGTCCCTCACCgccctcagcaccggcgccggCTCGGGGCTCTTCAACCCGGTCGCCACCAACGCCACCTTGACCGCCGACGTCTCGATCAAGAACCCCAACATCGCGTCGGTGAGGTTCTCCCCCAGCGCGACGGAGGTTAGCTACCTGGGGCGGACCATCAGCGTGGTGTACGTGCCCGCCGGCCGCGTCGGCGCCCACCGGACAACGCGCATGAACGTGACGCTGGACATCCTCGGCGACCGGATGGCGCGGATGTTCAACATCACGGGCCTGGTGCTCGGCGAGGTGTACAACCTGACAACCTACACGGAGATGAATGGCACCGTGAAGGCGCTGGGGATCTACAAGAAGGATCTCGAGATGAGGATGAACTGCTCCATCAGCGTGGCGGTTGGCGGCATTTTCAATGCGTCAGGGACGCCCACCGGCGCGCAGGGCGTGAGTTGTGTTGCGCGTGTGAAGCTGTGA